A genomic window from Nicotiana sylvestris chromosome 11, ASM39365v2, whole genome shotgun sequence includes:
- the LOC138881767 gene encoding uncharacterized protein, producing MPVGDAIIVDHVYRSCIVTTGGLETRFDLVLLSKVDFNVILGMDWLSPCHAVLDCHTKTVTLAMPELPHIEWQVSLDYVSSRVISYLKAYWMVGKGCLSYLASVKDVGANTPTIDFVSVVQDFSDVFPTDMPGMPPDRDIDLVSGTHLISIPLYRMSPDELKELTEQLQELLDKVFIRPSVSPWGAPVLFVKKKDGTM from the coding sequence ATGCCGGTGGGCGATgctattattgtggaccatgtaTATCGGTCGTGTATAGTGACTACtgggggattggagactagaTTTGATCTCGTGTTACTTAGTAAGGTTGATTTCAACGTGATCTtaggtatggactggttgtctccatgtcatgctgtTTTGGATTGTCACACTAAGACCGTGACGTTGGCAATGCCGGAATTGCCACATATTGAGTGGCAAGTTTCTCTAGACTATGTTTCTAGTAGAGtaatttcatacttgaaggcctattggatggttgggaagggttgtttatCTTATTTGGCCTCTGTGAAGGATGTTGGTGCTAATACCCCTACTATTGATTTTGTTTCGGTGGTACaagatttttcggatgtgtttcctacagacatgccgggcatgccgcccgatagggatattgacttggtgtcgggcactcatctcatttctattcctctgtatcgtatgtcACCAgatgagttgaaggagttgacggaacagcttcaggaactccttgataaggtgtttattaggcctagtgtgtcaccttggggtgcaccggttctgtttgtgaagaagaaggatggcactatgtga